The Xiphophorus maculatus strain JP 163 A chromosome 23, X_maculatus-5.0-male, whole genome shotgun sequence genome contains a region encoding:
- the LOC102228156 gene encoding storkhead-box protein 2-like isoform X1, with protein sequence MESFLQIAPHSLAIVLARDGGAEASAAAGVSESDELPRHHTGYEIFADFKAENSQQHIWNQRITEAVSETFFLGWIDEHVLLIQGKEDHLEVLREGWMRRSLNPPRGFTIKCLGDVSPISMSPISQSQFIPLGEVLLLAVSAMNSAHKTVTQEALTEHLQTCFPGVPTPTEEALHHTLSLLVRERKIYPTPDGYFIVTPQTYFITPSLIRTSSKWYHLDERTSDRYLHQKQQRHQQTQCISPLSGTITPSNSGGFLDCTHTKSNQSHCAGGDDFFYSSGYRADDPPSHHTTLQRRSPKEHRDAYSSQYSPQTPSQQAAGNSEKNRSSLGIPFKTDTLIKHRGGPVGGHPGGGSGDLDKQTLGSATGGRKFGLKLFRLSFKKDKAKQLATFSAQFPPEEWPLHDEEEPNHLPRHVEMEIIRRINPDLTVENLARHTAVMKRLEEERTQRSKASSAHQSSRSRRSGSRHRKQSQSKLSRSQSKTRAFRFETTDGIHLELADKDYRGYSSSLARSPREQALAVERQRARHHLAHSIPNILDSSHLPVTPEWDVSGELAKRRMEMPFPEPSHGPSTHYSKVHRSHSHTQERKSRNERSSKAKERSRSMDNSKGQLDAGLIGPPPDYYDDRSHYFTDDCTLRANQSSSHYTRTTPPSSKIAADSAGLDGARNYEKIKSKDSLPTYSPKPLSASNPSEDYFQCTGNSEIALTTTIILGIQGKNSHSGLIANITDRQTERQTSSPSNEDLSNVGPKGGSLPPIPLSNPDPAISNGQPSHSASAGQEKHKEIFSKDTLFKPPPSLSLPGYSSLRKPTVLASITLSSSCDALDSHKGFDAPKPLITTLSVPKQGVEATSSAAENSFDYYNVSDDEELEDEGTKVQKGLEKPKGSVSEVEECGIGTMQWLLEREKARDLQMRFERTLTFSGVQGNHSEPRQSQHSVHSARLDSMDSSSVTVDSGFNSPRTRESLASNTSSIVESNRRQNVALSPGHLSTTTGSGPPFSFHAISESATTQQEKLQKPTTCLASITSV encoded by the exons ATGGAATCTTTCCTGCAGATTGCTCCCCATTCTCTGGCTATTGTACTGGCCAGAGATGGAGGTGCTGAggcatcagctgcagctggtgtGTCAGAGAGCGACGAGCTTCCGAGACACCACACTGGTTATGAGATTTTTGCcgattttaaagcagaaaactcTCAGCAGCATATATGGAACCAGCGGATTACTGAAGCTGTGTCGGAGACCTTCTTCCTGGGATGGATAGATGAACACGTGCTACTGATCCAGGGAAAAGAAGACCATCTGGAGGTGCTAAGAGAGGGATGGATGCGGAGATCTCTTAACCCTCCGCGGGGCTTCACCATCAAATGCTTGG GTGATGTCTCTCCCATCAGTATGTCCCCTATAAGCCAGTCGCAGTTCATCCCACTGGGAGAAGTTTTATTATTGGCTGTTTCTGCTATGAATTCTGCCCACAAGACTGTCACTCAAGAGGCTCTAACAGAACACCTGCAGACATGTTTTCCAG GTGTTCCTACACCAACAGAGGAAGCCCTGCACCACACACTTAGCTTACTGGTCCGGGAGCGTAAAATTTACCCAACACCCGATGGATATTTCATTGTAACTCCTCAAACCTACTTTATCACCCCAAGTCTTATTCGAACTAGCTCAAAGTGGTACCATTTAGATGAGCGAACATCTGACAGATACCTGCATCAGAAACAACAGCGGCATCAGCAAACTCAATGCATCTCTCCTCTTTCTGGAACCATAACACCATCCAATTCAGGGGGGTTTCTAgattgcacacacacaaagtccAACCAAAGCCACTGTGCAGGaggtgatgattttttttacagcagtggTTATCGTGCAGATGATCCACCCAGCCACCACACTACACTTCAGCGACGGTCTCCGAAAGAACACAGAGACGCATACTCATCACAGTACTCCCCACAAACACCTTCTCAGCAAGCAGCTGGCAACTCAGAAAAGAACCGTAGTTCCCTGGGAATTCCGTTTAAGACAGACACCCTCATCAAGCACCGAGGAGGGCCTGTTGGAGGACATCCAGGAGGAGGATCTGGGGATCTAGACAAACAAACGCTGGGCAGTGCTACAGGTGGGAGAAAGTTTGGTTTGAAGTTGTTTCGTCTGAGTTTTAAGAAGGATAAGGCCAAGCAGTTAGCTACCTTCTCTGCACAGTTTCCCCCTGAGGAGTGGCCACTCCATGACGAAGAGGAACCCAACCACTTGCCCCGTCACGTAGAAATGGAAATTATACGTAGAATCAACCCTGACCTTACGGTGGAAAATCTGGCCCGACATACAGCAGTTATGAAAAGACTTGAAGAAGAACGCACTCAGAGGAGCAAAGCATCATCAGCACATCAGAGCTCCAGAAGTAGAAGAAGTGGGAGTAGGCACAGAAAGCAATCTCAATCCAAACTTAGTCGCTCACAGAGTAAGACAAGGGCATTCCGCTTTGAAACAACTGATGGTATCCATTTAGAGCTAGCTGACAAAGATTATAGAGGTTACTCTTCCTCACTTGCACGATCACCAAGAGAGCAAGCTCTGGCTGTGGAGCGTCAACGAGCTCGACATCACCTTGCACACAGCATTCCCAACATCCTTGACTCATCTCATTTGCCTGTCACACCAGAATGGGATGTATCTGGTGAGCTAGCCAAGCGCCGCATGGAAATGCCTTTCCCTGAGCCAAGCCATGGTCCATCAACTCATTATTCCAAAGTCCACCGCTCACACTCTCACACTCAGGAGAGAAAATCAAGAAATGAACGCAGTAGCAAGGCTAAGGAACGTTCTAGATCTATGGACAATTCTAAAGGGCAGCTAGATGCTGGCTTGATTGGACCACCACCTGACTATTATGATGACCGCAGTCATTATTTTACTGATGATTGCACTCTACGAGCTAATCAAAGCTCATCTCACTACACTCGAACCACACCACCTTCATCTAAGATTGCAGCCGATTCTGCTGGTTTGGATGGTGCCAGAAATTATGAGAAGATTAAGAGCAAGGACAGTTTACCAACATACTCACCCAAACCTCTATCTGCCTCCAACCCCTCTGAGGATTATTTTCAGTGTACTGGTAACTCTGAAATTGCTCTTACAACAACAATTATATTAGGAATTCAAGGCAAAAACAGCCACAGTGGATTAATAGCAAACATTACTGACAGGCAAACGGAGAGACAGACTTCCAGCCCCTCAAATGAGGATTTGTCAAATGTTGGACCTAAAGGTGGAAGCCTACCTCCAATACCTCTGTCTAACCCTGACCCTGCAATTTCAAATGGACAACCATCCCACAGTGCCTCTGCTGGCCAGGAGAAACACAAGGAAATTTTTAGTAAAGATACGCTCTTCAAGCCGCCTCCCAGCCTCTCGCTGCCTGGCTATAGCTCCTTGAGGAAACCTACAGTTCTTGCCTCCATTACTCTATCTTCATCCTGTGACGCTCTTGATTCCCACAAAGGATTTGATGCTCCTAAACCACTTATAACAACTTTGTCTGTTCCCAAACAGGGAGTGGAGGCCACATCTAGTGCTGCAGAGAACTCTTTTGACTACTACAATGTCTCGGATGATGAGGAACTTGAAGATGAAGGGACTAAAGTTCAAAAAGGATTGGAAAAACCTAAAGGAAGTGTTTCTGAGGTGGAAGAATGTGGAATAGGGACCATGCAGTGGCTGTTGGAGAGAGAGAAGGCAAGGGATTTACAAATGAGATTTGAAAGAACTCTTACTTTCTCTGGTGTTCAAGGAAACCATTCAGAGCCCCGCCAGAGCCAGCATTCAGTCCACTCTGCTAGACTTGACAGTATGGACTCCAGCTCTGTTACAGTTGACAGTGGATTCAATTCACCACG AACAAGAGAGAGCTTAGCATCAAACACCTCTTCAATAGTTGAAAGTAACAGACGTCAAAACGTAGCCCTGAGTCCTGGACACCTCAGCACCACAACTGGCAGCGGTCCTCCTTTTTCCTTCCATGCTATTTCAGAATCTGCCACCACTCAACAGGAGAAACTACAGAAGCCCACTACCTGCCTTGCGTCAATCACCAGCGTCTAG
- the LOC102228156 gene encoding storkhead-box protein 2-like isoform X2 — MESFLQIAPHSLAIVLARDGGAEASAAAGVSESDELPRHHTGYEIFADFKAENSQQHIWNQRITEAVSETFFLGWIDEHVLLIQGKEDHLEVLREGWMRRSLNPPRGFTIKCLGVPTPTEEALHHTLSLLVRERKIYPTPDGYFIVTPQTYFITPSLIRTSSKWYHLDERTSDRYLHQKQQRHQQTQCISPLSGTITPSNSGGFLDCTHTKSNQSHCAGGDDFFYSSGYRADDPPSHHTTLQRRSPKEHRDAYSSQYSPQTPSQQAAGNSEKNRSSLGIPFKTDTLIKHRGGPVGGHPGGGSGDLDKQTLGSATGGRKFGLKLFRLSFKKDKAKQLATFSAQFPPEEWPLHDEEEPNHLPRHVEMEIIRRINPDLTVENLARHTAVMKRLEEERTQRSKASSAHQSSRSRRSGSRHRKQSQSKLSRSQSKTRAFRFETTDGIHLELADKDYRGYSSSLARSPREQALAVERQRARHHLAHSIPNILDSSHLPVTPEWDVSGELAKRRMEMPFPEPSHGPSTHYSKVHRSHSHTQERKSRNERSSKAKERSRSMDNSKGQLDAGLIGPPPDYYDDRSHYFTDDCTLRANQSSSHYTRTTPPSSKIAADSAGLDGARNYEKIKSKDSLPTYSPKPLSASNPSEDYFQCTGNSEIALTTTIILGIQGKNSHSGLIANITDRQTERQTSSPSNEDLSNVGPKGGSLPPIPLSNPDPAISNGQPSHSASAGQEKHKEIFSKDTLFKPPPSLSLPGYSSLRKPTVLASITLSSSCDALDSHKGFDAPKPLITTLSVPKQGVEATSSAAENSFDYYNVSDDEELEDEGTKVQKGLEKPKGSVSEVEECGIGTMQWLLEREKARDLQMRFERTLTFSGVQGNHSEPRQSQHSVHSARLDSMDSSSVTVDSGFNSPRTRESLASNTSSIVESNRRQNVALSPGHLSTTTGSGPPFSFHAISESATTQQEKLQKPTTCLASITSV; from the exons ATGGAATCTTTCCTGCAGATTGCTCCCCATTCTCTGGCTATTGTACTGGCCAGAGATGGAGGTGCTGAggcatcagctgcagctggtgtGTCAGAGAGCGACGAGCTTCCGAGACACCACACTGGTTATGAGATTTTTGCcgattttaaagcagaaaactcTCAGCAGCATATATGGAACCAGCGGATTACTGAAGCTGTGTCGGAGACCTTCTTCCTGGGATGGATAGATGAACACGTGCTACTGATCCAGGGAAAAGAAGACCATCTGGAGGTGCTAAGAGAGGGATGGATGCGGAGATCTCTTAACCCTCCGCGGGGCTTCACCATCAAATGCTTGG GTGTTCCTACACCAACAGAGGAAGCCCTGCACCACACACTTAGCTTACTGGTCCGGGAGCGTAAAATTTACCCAACACCCGATGGATATTTCATTGTAACTCCTCAAACCTACTTTATCACCCCAAGTCTTATTCGAACTAGCTCAAAGTGGTACCATTTAGATGAGCGAACATCTGACAGATACCTGCATCAGAAACAACAGCGGCATCAGCAAACTCAATGCATCTCTCCTCTTTCTGGAACCATAACACCATCCAATTCAGGGGGGTTTCTAgattgcacacacacaaagtccAACCAAAGCCACTGTGCAGGaggtgatgattttttttacagcagtggTTATCGTGCAGATGATCCACCCAGCCACCACACTACACTTCAGCGACGGTCTCCGAAAGAACACAGAGACGCATACTCATCACAGTACTCCCCACAAACACCTTCTCAGCAAGCAGCTGGCAACTCAGAAAAGAACCGTAGTTCCCTGGGAATTCCGTTTAAGACAGACACCCTCATCAAGCACCGAGGAGGGCCTGTTGGAGGACATCCAGGAGGAGGATCTGGGGATCTAGACAAACAAACGCTGGGCAGTGCTACAGGTGGGAGAAAGTTTGGTTTGAAGTTGTTTCGTCTGAGTTTTAAGAAGGATAAGGCCAAGCAGTTAGCTACCTTCTCTGCACAGTTTCCCCCTGAGGAGTGGCCACTCCATGACGAAGAGGAACCCAACCACTTGCCCCGTCACGTAGAAATGGAAATTATACGTAGAATCAACCCTGACCTTACGGTGGAAAATCTGGCCCGACATACAGCAGTTATGAAAAGACTTGAAGAAGAACGCACTCAGAGGAGCAAAGCATCATCAGCACATCAGAGCTCCAGAAGTAGAAGAAGTGGGAGTAGGCACAGAAAGCAATCTCAATCCAAACTTAGTCGCTCACAGAGTAAGACAAGGGCATTCCGCTTTGAAACAACTGATGGTATCCATTTAGAGCTAGCTGACAAAGATTATAGAGGTTACTCTTCCTCACTTGCACGATCACCAAGAGAGCAAGCTCTGGCTGTGGAGCGTCAACGAGCTCGACATCACCTTGCACACAGCATTCCCAACATCCTTGACTCATCTCATTTGCCTGTCACACCAGAATGGGATGTATCTGGTGAGCTAGCCAAGCGCCGCATGGAAATGCCTTTCCCTGAGCCAAGCCATGGTCCATCAACTCATTATTCCAAAGTCCACCGCTCACACTCTCACACTCAGGAGAGAAAATCAAGAAATGAACGCAGTAGCAAGGCTAAGGAACGTTCTAGATCTATGGACAATTCTAAAGGGCAGCTAGATGCTGGCTTGATTGGACCACCACCTGACTATTATGATGACCGCAGTCATTATTTTACTGATGATTGCACTCTACGAGCTAATCAAAGCTCATCTCACTACACTCGAACCACACCACCTTCATCTAAGATTGCAGCCGATTCTGCTGGTTTGGATGGTGCCAGAAATTATGAGAAGATTAAGAGCAAGGACAGTTTACCAACATACTCACCCAAACCTCTATCTGCCTCCAACCCCTCTGAGGATTATTTTCAGTGTACTGGTAACTCTGAAATTGCTCTTACAACAACAATTATATTAGGAATTCAAGGCAAAAACAGCCACAGTGGATTAATAGCAAACATTACTGACAGGCAAACGGAGAGACAGACTTCCAGCCCCTCAAATGAGGATTTGTCAAATGTTGGACCTAAAGGTGGAAGCCTACCTCCAATACCTCTGTCTAACCCTGACCCTGCAATTTCAAATGGACAACCATCCCACAGTGCCTCTGCTGGCCAGGAGAAACACAAGGAAATTTTTAGTAAAGATACGCTCTTCAAGCCGCCTCCCAGCCTCTCGCTGCCTGGCTATAGCTCCTTGAGGAAACCTACAGTTCTTGCCTCCATTACTCTATCTTCATCCTGTGACGCTCTTGATTCCCACAAAGGATTTGATGCTCCTAAACCACTTATAACAACTTTGTCTGTTCCCAAACAGGGAGTGGAGGCCACATCTAGTGCTGCAGAGAACTCTTTTGACTACTACAATGTCTCGGATGATGAGGAACTTGAAGATGAAGGGACTAAAGTTCAAAAAGGATTGGAAAAACCTAAAGGAAGTGTTTCTGAGGTGGAAGAATGTGGAATAGGGACCATGCAGTGGCTGTTGGAGAGAGAGAAGGCAAGGGATTTACAAATGAGATTTGAAAGAACTCTTACTTTCTCTGGTGTTCAAGGAAACCATTCAGAGCCCCGCCAGAGCCAGCATTCAGTCCACTCTGCTAGACTTGACAGTATGGACTCCAGCTCTGTTACAGTTGACAGTGGATTCAATTCACCACG AACAAGAGAGAGCTTAGCATCAAACACCTCTTCAATAGTTGAAAGTAACAGACGTCAAAACGTAGCCCTGAGTCCTGGACACCTCAGCACCACAACTGGCAGCGGTCCTCCTTTTTCCTTCCATGCTATTTCAGAATCTGCCACCACTCAACAGGAGAAACTACAGAAGCCCACTACCTGCCTTGCGTCAATCACCAGCGTCTAG